In Flavobacterium endoglycinae, one DNA window encodes the following:
- a CDS encoding Lrp/AsnC family transcriptional regulator, with translation MTLDEIDKKLLVLLQTDSKKTNKELSLKLNLSVTAVYERIKKLEREGIIKNYAALVDKSKIEKGFVVFCHLKLIQHTKEFLTKFESEVIKLNEVLECHHVSGDYDYILKVLVKDMEAYREFLVTKLTSLQHIGSTQSMFMISEVKNSTVISF, from the coding sequence ATGACTCTTGACGAAATAGATAAAAAACTCCTCGTTTTGCTTCAAACCGACAGCAAAAAGACCAATAAAGAATTGTCTTTAAAATTGAATCTTTCTGTAACAGCAGTTTATGAACGAATTAAAAAGCTGGAGCGCGAAGGCATTATAAAAAACTATGCGGCTTTAGTCGATAAATCTAAAATCGAAAAAGGATTTGTAGTTTTCTGTCATTTAAAATTGATTCAGCATACCAAAGAATTCTTAACCAAATTCGAAAGTGAAGTCATCAAACTAAATGAAGTTTTAGAATGCCACCACGTAAGCGGCGATTACGATTATATTTTAAAAGTTCTAGTAAAAGATATGGAAGCCTATCGAGAATTTTTAGTAACCAAACTAACTTCTTTACAGCATATCGGGAGCACACAAAGTATGTTTATGATTAGCGAAGTGAAGAACTCTACGGTGATTTCTTTTTAA